The Hemicordylus capensis ecotype Gifberg chromosome 5, rHemCap1.1.pri, whole genome shotgun sequence nucleotide sequence AGGTTGCCATCTAACAAGAGATACATGTTTAGCTAAACAAAACAATGTTGGAACCATAAAACCATTAGATCAGGAAAATctgttttcaaataattttgGAAGACCAATATGTACCAATATGTAGGTGCAGATAGAGTCTTCTATATGTACCATGGGCTTATTGTCAGAATTGCGACTagaggtgttccggattttggatttttccggatttcagaatattttcataaatgagatatcttaggcatgaaaggttactgttgttttttttaaaaggttttatttaataaACTATACTAtactcctccttcccctctctcagaccGGCTTAAGAagtgtggcagtggcagtgcaatcccattcacaaaactggcttggctctGCCCCGAAGGAGGGCTCTTCTCAGTTGCTGAAGCCAgcgtttttctctttctcttctcatctaTTCCTGTTTGTTCATGTTTATTCTGCTAGATCTTTACTCATCTGTGTGCCCCTGTTATCTCCTAAACTCTTATGTATatataccttaaaaaacaaacaaacctgctttctcttcccccctcccccacccttttcctttccttccctcctgctgggagGCAGATAACAAAGCTTGAGGGGAAGAGATAAGGATCGCTAATGAACAGAGGAATCAAGGGCCATATGGCTCCTGCAAACTGGAggaggttgaagctacaagcatttTTTCCCTCTCTtggcgtggtgtctggattttggagctttccggatttcagaagtccggataaaggattcccgACCTGTATAGAAATACTTGAGAATTGCAGTATAGCAGGATAATTCATGGCAGCAAACAAAAGCTCATATGATTCATAAAACTGAACATTAACATATAATGGCATTTGATATAATTGACCATGGTATGCCTCTCGAATATGGGGATTGGAGGAACTGCTTTTGAGTGGCTTCAGTCATTCTGGTACGGACCATATTGATCAGTTGAAGCTCATTTTGAGACTAGTTTGAAGTTGGAAACCCAGGGGCTGAGCTTTTGAAGAAAATCTTTTCAGAGTCTGCAAGAAACTATATACAGTCTTTGTCTTACACGCCGaaggtgaattttaaaaatgtatttattggtGCCAATCCTCTGGGCTGTAGACTTGTTGGAGAAGATGCTGGTATTAGACACAGACAAACAAATCACTGCTGCTGAAGCACTAGCCCATGCCTATTTTGCTCAGTATCATGACCCAGATGATGATCCGGTTGCAGATCCCTATGATCAGTCATTTGAAAGCAGAGTACTTGAAGGCATTGCTTTCGAGTGGCTTCTGGAcccttggggggagggtccagaaggtggtgttggggaCCAATGCTCGACTCCttggcttgtggggtcctgcagggttcggtcttgccCGCCATGCTCAACAACTACATGAAgccgcttggagagatcatcaggggacatggactgcactgtcagcaatatgcagatgacattcagctctatctctccttatcacctaatccaagggaggcggtggatgacctgaatcggggcttggaggctgtgatgggctggatgtgggctagtaaactgagattgaatccagtcAAGACACAGGTGCTATCGGGATGAAGGGATATGACCAGTTCTGGATAGGCTCTCTTAAGGATTTGCTTGTCTCAGCCACTCAGAACTGCAAGGTTCTGCGGGTGGCAACACAGGCAAACCTCCCTTAGCATAGCCAACTGTGTGGCTTGAGAAATGGGCAGACATCAGAGGACTCTTGCTGTTCTTGGCCTTGATTCACTTGTCCAAGAAAAGGAGCGGCAGTAACTGCAGGGCAATTTCTGCTTCAGCCATAGAGTGCATCAATTGCACTCTGGGTTAATTGATGTTGTGTATATGTGTTTAAACAAAGATGAATAAAGCTGTAGTCGTTTTAAATCCATACAATCCAGACAATGAAGTCTTGTCTCTTATTTAGGAATTCAAATGCAAGTTACAAGTCTTTGGAAAATTCAGTCAGAGCAAGTGCTCAAACCATTCTACTCTGTCAAGCCTCACAGAATTGAGGAGGATTGTACCTGCATAGCCATGAGATTTTGACCTCTCTACATTAAAACTGTGTGGTTAAAATATTAACAtccaaacagtggccaacatccagcatAGCCTAACAGTAGCACAGCAAAAAGACATGCCTGTGTGACGGAGATCTTTCTGAGCTGCATTCTAGGTGCTCACTCTCAGGCACACAGCAGTGGCGAGAAAATCTCAACACTTTGTGCTGCTTCTAGAAGAACCCTATGTCACCAGAAAATATATCCTGGAGatctgcacaaccctcagggacatattttcatgtggcacaaGGCACTTCTGGAGACAGAACCAAGTGGTAAAATTTGCTCCCCTCTGTTGTACTCCCAGGATTGGTTGGCCAGAGCAATGGTGGGGAGCGCTCTGGTCACATGTCTTCCTACTGTGTTACTGGTAAGGCTGCGCTGGATGTCAGCAACCATTCCTAAGCAGTGGAAATTATGGCTGTGTATGCAGGTTCCAGCAGGAGACGGCTTGTGGGCCAGAACTGCCCCCATTAGCTGTCAACTGAAAGGTGATGTGTGGATGGAATACTGTCTCTGTCAATGGGATTTCCAGGCCCACTATCCCTGACACACGCTTTAAAGCCATCCTTTGGCAAAAACAAAGAACTGTTAACCAGTGCAACAGGATTTATCGAGTTGAAACTACAGGCCAAGTATAAATTTATCACATATATTAAAAACGCATAGTTTTTCTTAGGCCTAGAAAAGAACACATGGAATAATTCTTGAAGAAAGAATCTCCATTCTGCCAATGTTCATGGTTTTACTGTGGATTGTGTGAGGTTCATAGGATCTTGACTGCTCAATGGAAAATATTCGTCATTCAATTTATTCAAACTAGAGGTGCCAAGAGGAGAAAAAAAGTTTCCTTTCTTTGGCAACTCTACAAGAGTGGGTAATGAATCCAGTCCAAAcccatagtttaaaaaaaaaaatctgcacacATTAATACattagaaattgaaataattaaTCCTTCATAGTTTTTCCATACTTATTCAGTCATAAACCTACTATTTTACCATGGACAAATTTATACCTAGCTCtactttaaaagaaataaaacattttaaaccaggTGCTAAATACACAGTGTCGTGCTCTTGCATGAAAGATTTCCCACAGTTCCAACAGCAATAATGGGTAAAGGCATCTTGAGTAATGCTCATTTGACAGAAAAGTTAGGAAAAACCTTTTTCCTACTATTACACAAAACTATTTTACTGTTCTCAGTTCCTTCAACGTCAAATGAATATTTGCTTCCCTATGGTGCCACCCAAATCATACTTCTACAGATGTCCAGAAGCCAGCCTCTTACAAACAGAGGCCTGTTCAATGCTGGATGCACCAACTCTGTGTCCTCAATACCCACAATCTACAAAGAGACTGTACCAATCTCTATTAGTCCAAATGGCAGACTGAACAATTAGCAGAACCGGCATGAATGGCATAGTCAAAATTAGGGTTTGTCCTTCGATTGTTGTAGAAACCACCAAGTACAATGGGGGAAAATAGTGCATGAGAGGATGTTTCCTCTCATGAGTGATTATTGCAAATGTCAGCATGTACTGGATTTTGATTGGGACTACTCATTTGATTCCAGAATAGATGTGGAAATATCTACTTTTAACAACTTCTAGTTTACTGTTTTACTTCCATGTTGACATTTAGGCAATAATCCAAAGAGCTTCTTAAAGTGCTTCCAAGCACATGCCCCACAcatcatttgatttttttttttactttgaacaACTGTGTTCACATATGTTACATCAAAATCAACTCTGAAAGTCCCAGGTTTCTACACAACAGAAAAAGCTGCAGTTGTGGGGAGTGGGGTGTTTAATACTTCTATGAAGCATGGGCCTAGCATCATGGTTTTCTGGACTAAGTTTCTTTTTAAGGTGAAAAAATGTACAAGAGTGACGGCCCACCTTCACATCTCATGTGCAAGTAGCAACTCCACTGAAATGGCCCTCTGCTCTTGTTCCAAGCTAAAACCACTAGGGAAATGCACGAACAGGTTCCCAAGTCTAGCGTTCGAGCCAgttcagatgcgggggggggggtgtcctttaaggggcagagagggtgctcttacctgccccgccgctttccccccaccagcgctctcccCAAAGCCGCTGATGCAGGGTTGTAAGgcggtatgctgcagccccacaccagctgttttgggaagagtgctagcagggggaaagcggcggggcaccctccctgccccctgaagGCTACCCCCCACTTCCTgggagtgcacgaaccagttcgtgcaAATCCTTAAAAACCACATTCTTAAATGCAAGCCGTTCTAATTAGTGAAATTAACCCCAAATCAGCTTCAAAAGAGGGCtgttttaataaaatctttatcaCCTGTCCAATGTCAACACAAAACATGGAAAGATTCTACTTACTGAAAAAATTGACATTTGTCTCTGCTGTGCAGCATGTTTTAGATCAGTAAAAGCTTCTCTTCCAAGTCCTCTATCAGGAATGTTTAAAATATGAGCAAATGCTAGATCATTTTTGGAATTAACCAACACGGTTAAATATGCATACAGAATTTTCTTCACCATCAATGGCAGCTACATAAAAACAGAATCCAGTTACACTTCTCTAGATAAATTGTCTAATAAAAACATGATTTAGCAATATATTAGGACACTCATAAGTAACAAAGCAAAAATATATCCCTATATCAGCTTTCATAATCAGACATCTTTGTCAAAGAAACTGGGTAAAAGAATTAAGTACACAAATATGGACTGACAGGAATATACACTGACTAAAATCTTAATTACCTATATAATTCCCTTTTTAAATTTCCAGTTTGACATCTAGTACTTCCATACTGAACACCTGagaattatatattttgaagaatttgtttatgtgaaataaagtcatacttcccaattataCCAAGATTTTACACAaataatcctgccactgaaattagttgaatgcactgttttttacaccagaatatgctcaggaaaaggtttttaaaatgtatttaagaagcaattctgaatataatcatcatattttaactgttcttgTTCTCAGATTTTTGACaatcaataatcagatcaataattccaaaatgacatcatgcccaataaaagcagatctttctccaattcaaatttactatgatttaaaatttaccatatatagtcattattcaataaaatgaaatgtttgaagttgaaatccttccaatttcaaactgttctttaacTTCCTTAATaacaagcacattaataaaaaattctatggcatatttaatttcttgaactttcccatAAGTGtgatctacacaaaatgactttgccagtCGCTGACAGGCCACACCCACTAGTAGATACTATTTCATCACCTAACCTGTTCACTACTCAAATCCCAGAAAAGACCCCAAGCATATTCTCTTTGACTTCTTGCCTTTGGCACAAGCCTTTTGGAAGCATATGATCTTCAAGACACGCCATGAGGAAGACAGTGTTTTAAGAAACCATCAACAGAAAAGACTTCTTTATGAAATATGACAAGGCAGGCATGCGTAGGCAATTAAAAGGCAGTGGGAGTACATAAATAATGGAATGAGATTAGAAACTATGAAGATTTTGAACCTTGTAGCCTTTTATCAATGTGGTCTGTTCTGAAATTTCTTTCTGCAAACCAAGATACTGGCTTTTTTCTTTCAGTAAAAGCTCAGATACAGCTCAAGTTCAAACACCAGATTCCCCAAGTGGCTTCTATACAGAAGCAAATATGCCTGGCAATCTATATCAAAATGAGGAAATGAGAAGTTGCATACCTACAGTAACAAAATAACTTTCTCTAGTAACATAGCATTGCATAAGTGCGATACAGAGCAAAAATCTTACCTTATCATCCCGGCTCAATTTGTTAGTTGGTGTTGAGGGTGTAGAAAGAATGGAATTATCCTCACTGTCTAAATTTGCTGTTCCACTTCCAGCGATAAATTCTAGTAGCTGTATCTATGGAAAGCAAGACAATATACCAGAAATCTAGCTAAATATTCTCAATTGCAGGATCAACCTGGGGTTCAAGGAAGCCAAACCTTTATAAAACAAACTTTTAACAGTTGCCACCCCTTAGTGATTCTCAGGTTGATAAGATGCTTCATAAGAAGGATCACAATAATTATGAGGAGTCCAAAGCACTTACCAAAAGAACTCCCTTATTTTGGGATGGTTTGAACCCCATATTAGCAGCAGCCAAGGAGGAGGCATGTAGGAGACAAGTAAAGGGGCTGGTATGAAGAAACCCCAGGCACaaatttataataataaattttagaataataaaattaaaaatgtaaggAAATGAGTTTATGTGGAACTAAACAACAAAAGTGACAGGAAGATCAAGAGATTCAACAAGATTAATACAGCAACTATTCTGAGTCAGCCAGGCACACGGTTCGTGGCTGCAGATAATAGCCCAAACTTcacctcatttttaaaataataattaaaaaaatgggTACAACACCACAGAGATTGAATCTCAAAAAACCAAGAAGGCTGAAGTCAATCCATGACAACACCTCCAGCTGGACACTCTAGTCCAAGGGAGACATACATAGGTCTTGGAACTCCATTTCCTTTTGAAATCCCAGCTCAAACAGTTTGGCCAGAAGTGGGCGGGTCTCTCTTAGTTTTGGACATTAACCTTACATTGCAAAATGCCAGAAATGATACATTGCAAAATGCCAGATATGCAGTCGGGATACTAGAAAGCTCTGTAGGTAGTATCAGATAGAAGAAAGCTACCATGCCTTTTCGTTTGGCTACTTGAATCTTTAAATACTTGGAATTATTTAAAATTTCAAGCACATAATCACACACTGTATGATTCCATAGACTGCATGATTCCACAGTGAATTGTGTATGATTCCACAGTGTATGATTCCATAGAAGTTGGGGACTTCTTTATGTAATATGTATGGATGTTTGCAAGTCAGCTATTTGTAACTCAAGGAGTGCCTGTAGAAGCTTTCAGCCGGCAACAGCCTTCTTCATCCTGCACTCATAATAGCAAAGTACTACAGCGTTGTCTTTATGCCATTTCAGATTAATGTGACTATCTCTCTAGAATTTCCCTCTAAATTACTCTGACATTCAGAGCATAATTTCCTTAGTGCTGTGTCAGACACATTATGAGGGGATTATCTTATTTAATAAATCACATAACTTTCAGTCTTTACAAAGATTTAGCAGGAAAATTGAAGTAGCAAATAAGGATAATATGTGGCTTTGGCATGGATTTTAGGATTACTGTGTAGTTAATTTAGTCCCATCTATATCACTTTCTTGGCTGCATTTTATTCCAGTATTTGAAATAAACCCACAAATTGTACGAGCCCACAAAAGTGCCAATTAGTCCTTGTTAGTAACTGttatatagccacctaatggcttagtagggaagtaacctgcctagagagcaggaggctgttgatttgaatccccactggtgaatCCCCACTTTGGCTCCTATataggacagcagcaatataggaaggtgctgaaagccatcatctcatactgcgcaggagaaggcaatggtaacaccctcctgttttctaccaagaaaaccacatggctctgtgatcaccaggagtcaacactgacttgacggcaccacCCTGTTATGGTACAACAGtagcctaaaagaaagaaaagaactaaCTCCAATGTATCTGTTTGGTTGCTGGGAGGTCGGTTTTACTTCTCATAACTAGCAGGTAAGTGGCTCTTTACAAGCCTGTTTTATTCAGATATAGTGGAAATACTTACAGGGGATATGGATTCATTTTCCAGTGTTGATGCTCTATATTTTTGATATACATCTATAAGATCAACCATATTGCAGTGCTTTAAAAAGCAAGCATAAGCATGTTTGATGTCAGCATAGTTTTCAGGAGCTTCAAGATTTTCATGCAGCACACCCAGTTTGTCAGGTAGTAAGTAATTCCAAGATAACACCACTTCACTAAGAGATGCTTTAAAATCCCCATAGtgctataaaagaaaaagaaaaatgcttcatTGATTCAGAATAGGTGTTTGACTTAGACATAACTGACATATACAAAGAGAAGCTTTATAAGATTATACTAAACTGAAATAATAAACTGATCATGGAGTTATTATAGGTTTGGCCTATTATATGCATttaacagattttatttattaaaaactaGTTCAGTACAGTTTTATCTGTCTCTGAACAGCAATAAAAAGTAGACAGATAAAAAATCTTTACGCATTAATTAATCCAAAAGTATGACGGATTCAATACTGGAGCCTGTCCGATTCTATTAgccaccacacaaaatttggctacattatatGTAACATCGGAATCATGGTCAGCaggaagaaagcaaacaaaacgCTCATCTGAACGGTCTGGAAATTTTCTTAATAAAACGAGCTATAAGAGAAGTATGAGAATCACAATAAaaagtacagtataataaaatatGAACTATAGACTCAACTGTTCCATCTTCACACGGGCATACCCGTTCCTCATTAGGAATCCACTTAACCTGCTGACGGGAGAGCATTAAAAACATGCCAACGAGAACATCCTTTTATACTTAGGCACCGTTAACATGCTAAGGTACCTAGTTATAGTTTGGAATTATATATTTGGTTCCCAAAGTAAAACTTATTTG carries:
- the PARPBP gene encoding PCNA-interacting partner isoform X2, encoding MASLQQRILNIIQCFRKEWRLFSDCERVTVCSADYMLMALQLSIAEVNKKHYGDFKASLSEVVLSWNYLLPDKLGVLHENLEAPENYADIKHAYACFLKHCNMVDLIDVYQKYRASTLENESISPIQLLEFIAGSGTANLDSEDNSILSTPSTPTNKLSRDDKLPLMVKKILYAYLTVLVNSKNDLAFAHILNIPDRGLGREAFTDLKHAAQQRQMSIFSMATSFIRTIELGGKGYAPSPADPLRTHMKGLLHFVHFIDKLEEIIGEVSDPSLLGCRTH